One window of Leopardus geoffroyi isolate Oge1 chromosome B3, O.geoffroyi_Oge1_pat1.0, whole genome shotgun sequence genomic DNA carries:
- the LOC123582190 gene encoding olfactory receptor 4F3/4F16/4F29-like has protein sequence MKLMDGGNHSVVSEFLLLGLTSSWEIQILLFLFFTIFYIASMLGNLLIVLTIISDHHLHSPMYFLLANLSIIDTGVSSIASPKMIYDLFRKHKVISLAGCITQMFFIHTVGGTEMVLLIVMAYDRYIAICKPLHYLTIMSMRMCISLLAVAWTIGLIHSVAQLAFVINLPFCGPNKMDSFYCDFPRFIKLACTDTYRLEFLVTANSGFISMGTFFILIVSYIFILVTVRKHSSGGSSKALSTLSAHITVVVFFFGPCIIVYVWPFPTLPIDKFLAIFDALITPFMNPIIYTFRNKEMKVAIKRLFGKILSVKKSAFMNDQSHLDSS, from the coding sequence ATGAAGTTGATGGATGGAGGAAATCACTCAGTGGTGTCTGAATTTTTGTTGCTGGGGCTCACCAGTTCTTGGGAGattcagattcttctttttttgttttttactatattttatatagcAAGTATGTTAGGAAACCTTCTCATTGTGCTCACGATCATTTCAGACCATCACTTACATTCCCCCATGTACTTTTTGCTGGCAAATCTTTCCATCATTGACACTGGTGTTTCCAGTATTGCAAGCCCAAAGATGATTTATGACCTTTTCAGAAAACATAAAGTCATCTCGTTGGCAGGGTGCATTACTCAGATGTTCTTTATTCACACTGTTGGGGGTACGGAGATGGTGCTGCTCATAGTTATGGCCTATGACCGATACATTGCTATCTGTAAGCCTCTCCACTACCTGACCATCATGAGCAtgagaatgtgcatttccctTTTGGCTGTTGCCTGGACCATTGGACTCATCCACTCCGTGGCCCAACTGGCTTTTGTTATAAACTTGCCCTTTTGTGGTCCCAACAAAATGGATagtttttattgtgattttcCTCGGTTCATCAAACTTGCATGTACAGACACATATAGACTGGAGTTTCTGGTCACTGCCAACAGTGGTTTCATCTCCATGGGCACCTTCTTCATCTTGATTGTGTCTTACATCTTCATCCTGGTCACAGTTCGCAAACACTCTTCAGGTGGTTCATCCAAggctctctccactctctctgctcacatCACCGTGGTGGTCTTTTTCTTTGGTCCTTGCATTATTGTCTATGTGTGGCCATTCCCTACCTTACCAATCGATAAATTTTTAGCCATCTTTGATGCCCTTATCACTCCTTTTATGAATCCTATTATCTATACATTCAGAAATAAGGAGATGAAAGTGGCAATAAAGAGACTGTTTGGTAAGATTTTAAGTGTCAAGAAGAGTGCTTTCATGAACGATCAAAGCCATTTGGATTCATCTTGA
- the LOC123582191 gene encoding LOW QUALITY PROTEIN: olfactory receptor 4F3/4F16/4F29-like (The sequence of the model RefSeq protein was modified relative to this genomic sequence to represent the inferred CDS: substituted 1 base at 1 genomic stop codon), whose product MDGANQSVVYEFVFLGLSNSWEIQLLLFFFSSVFYMASLMGNLLIVFSVSTDPNLHSPMYFLLANLSFLDVGVCSIAAPKMIYDLFRKRKAISFGGCISXIFFIHAIGGTEMVLLIAMAFDRYVAICKPLHYLTIMSPRMCILILAAAWVLGLIHSVAQLAFVVDLPFCGPNVLDSFYCDLPQLIKLACTETNRLEFMVTANSGLISVGSFFILIISYIIILVTVWKHSSGGLSKALSTLSAHVTVVVLFFGPLIFFYTWPFPSSHLDKFLAIFDAVLTPFLNPVIYTFRNKEMKAAMKKLCHQLVSYRRMS is encoded by the coding sequence ATGGATGGAGCCAACCAATCTGTGGTATATGAGTTTGTGTTCCTGGGACTCTCTAATTCATGGGAGATCcagcttcttcttttcttcttttcctctgtgttctaCATGGCAAGCCTAATGGGAAATCTCCTCATTGTGTTCTCTGTGAGTACTGACCCTAACTTGCACTCTCCCATGTACTTCCTGCTGGCCAATCTCTCCTTTCTCGATGTGGGGGTTTGCTCTATTGCAGCCCCCAAAATGATTTATGACCTCTTCAGAAAACGCAAAGCCATCTCTTTTGGGGGTTGTATATCTTAGATCTTCTTTATTCATGCTATTGGGGGAACAGAAATGGTGCTGCTCATTGCCATGGCCTTTGACAGATATGTTGCTATATGTAAGCCTCTCCACTACCTGACCATTATGAGCCCACGGATGTGCATTTTGATTTTGGCTGCAGCCTGGGTCCTTGGCCTCATCCACTCAGTGGCCCAATTGGCTTTTGTTGTAGACTTGCCTTTCTGTGGTCCTAATGTATTGGACAGCTTTTATTGTGACCTTCCTCAGCTCATTAAACTTGCCTGCACAGAGACCAATAGGCTGGAGTTCATGGTCACAGCCAATAGTGGACTCATCTCTGTGGGTTCTTTCTTTATACTGATTATTTCTTACATCATCATTCTGGTCACAGTTTGGAAACACTCTTCAGGTGGGTTATCCAAGGCCCTTTCTACTTTGTCAGCTCATGTCACTGTGGTGGTTTTATTCTTTGGGCCATTAATCTTCTTCTACACCTGGCCCTTCCCCTCATCACACTTGGACAAATTTCTTGCCATCTTTGATGCTGTTCTCACACCTTTTCTGAATCCAGTCATCTACACATTCAGGAACAAGGAGATGAAGGCAGCAATGAAGAAACTCTGTCATCAGCTTGTGAGTTACAGGAGGATGTCCTAA
- the LOC123582193 gene encoding olfactory receptor 4F15: MDRRNQSTVSEFVLLGLTNSWEIQLLLSVFSFLFYLASMMGNLVIVFTVTLDAHLHFPMYFLLANLSVIDMLFCSIIAPKMICDIFKKRKSISFCGCFTQIFFSHAVGGTEMVLLIAMAFDRYVAICKPLHYLTVMSPRMCLYFVVTSWVIGFIHSLIQVVFVVDLPFCGPNVLDSFYCDLPRLLRLACTNTQELEFMVTVNSGLISVGSFIVLVISYIFILFTVWKHSSGGSSKAISTLSAHITVVVLFFGPLMFFYTWPSPTSNLDKYLAIFDAFITPFLNPVIYTFRNKEMKAAMRRLCSHVLHYRKIS, translated from the coding sequence ATGGATAGAAGGAATCAGTCGACAGTATCAGAGTTTGTGCTCCTGGGACTCACTAATTCATGGGAGATCCAacttctcctttctgttttctcttttttgttctacTTGGCAAGCATGATGGGAAACCTTGTCATTGTGTTCACTGTAACCTTGGATGCTCATTTGCACTTCCCTATGTATTTCCTCCTGGCTAACCTCTCAGTCATCGATATGTTGTTTTGCTCAATCATAGCCCCTAAAATGATTTGTGATATTTTCAAGAAGCGCAAATCCATCTCTTTCTGTGGATGCTTTACCCAGATCTTCTTTAGCCATGCTGTCGGGGGCACTGAGATGGTGTTGCTTATAGCCATGGCCTTCGACAGATATGTGGCCATATGTAAGCCTCTGCACTACTTGACCGTCATGAGTCCCAGGATGTGTCTATATTTTGTAGTCACTTCCTGGGTCATTGGcttcatccattcattgattCAAGTAGTTTTTGTGGTAGACTTGCCTTTTTGTGGCCCTAACGTGTTGGACAGTTTTTATTGTGACCTTCCCCGGCTCCTCAGACTTGCCTGCACAAACACCCAAGAACTGGAGTTCATGGTTACTGTGAATAGTGGGCTCATTTCTGTGGGCTCCTTTATTGTACTGGTCATTTCGTacatcttcattttgtttactgtttgGAAACATTCCTCTGGTGGCTCATCCAAGGCTATCTCTACACTGTCAGCTCATATCACTGTGGTAGTTTTGTTCTTTGGGCCACTGATGTTTTTCTACACATGGCCTTCTCCCACATCCAACCTGGATAAGTATCTTGCTATTTTTGATGCATTTATCACTCCTTTTCTGAATCCAGTCATCTATACATTCAGGAACAAAGAGATGAAAGCGGCAATGAGGAGATTGTGCAGTCATGTTTTGCATTACCGGAAGATCTCGTGA